The following proteins are encoded in a genomic region of Syngnathoides biaculeatus isolate LvHL_M chromosome 15, ASM1980259v1, whole genome shotgun sequence:
- the LOC133513592 gene encoding papilin-like has translation MMLHLLLLQLVLAPALLVSAEDYWEDWSAYGPCSRTCGGGVMIRSRRCVTHRNDGGHNCVGPDRSYLACNTEPCAAGTKDYREEQCAEYDGTDFKGTRYSWVPYYGAENPCELNCMPKGENFVYRHSAAVKDGTPCHPGRHDICVEGVCMRMGCDRMLNSHLQEDACLVCGGNGHSCSLVKNTYTAQRLAHGYNHVVTIPAGATSISIKEKKPSRNYLAVKNLQGDYYLNGHWSLQFSQATHIAGTKLYYQRGVEGDNIPESIIGRGPTTEPLVVELISMEPNQGVDYEYYLPVGHPTEGYAWSFGSWSPCSKECGLGFQSRAVYCSIDNEVVPDYLCPYYARPVQNRTCNPQDCPATYTWRTGEWNECSAQCDGGFQYRGVDCLYNDESGPRVVQDAFCSQYAQKPTDQQYCNMQRCEENPMRAIISELPAENAAECRRTKYGCCYDRTNPAAGPNGEGCRDPPAPYERSICSLPKAAGSCSSWRAHYFFNVLTGQCAEFWYGGCFGNSNNFDTQEECERVCHQPNGGSNGNGNGENGNGNGENGNGHGENGNGNGNGAANGNGNGEGNGNGNGHTNGNGNGEANGNGNGNGHTNGNGNGRANGNGNDNGRANGNGNGNGNGRANGNGNGRANGNGNGNGRPNGNGNGNGNGRSNGNGNGRANGNGNGNGRPNGNGNDYPNGNGNGNGRSNGNGNGNGNGNGRTNGNGNGNGNGNGNGNGHTNGNGNGYENGNGNGHTNGNGNGYENGNGNGNGHSNGNGNGNGNGRTNGNGNGNGNGRANGNGNGNGYLNGNGNGRTNGNGNGNGRTNGNGNGNGNGLTNGNGNGNARTNGNGNGHTNGNGNGNGHTNGNGNGNGHTNGNGNGNARTNGNGNGHTNGNGNGNGHTNGNGNGNGHTNGNGNGNGRTNGNGNGNGNGHTNGNGNGNGNGLTNGNGNGNGRANGNGYRNGNGNGNGNGRANGNGNGRVNGNGNGLPNGNGNGEHDNGNGNGHSNGNGEHYNGNGNGRANGYGQRANGNGNGNGEEHEGNGNGGSNGNGGSNGNGGRVAARVAHTANKGRFYMKARKPYFITVKKHFIPAASLTSPARVRIDQSDPSSVEALVGQTVVLPCRVSPPPSSSSSSAVTVEWRKDGVALASHRHQEQPNGSLLLGPVSKSDAGWFLCVATRDQERDHRYVYLTVSEAASGPQTAPLPTDGPSPEFSLERSALSLMETRAGQAARLPCAVAPAAALPYVRVAWTRDGRPLAGSGFVQQSDGALLIESLRTEDAGVYTCSASTQHHLEQRHIQVRVQAALRITKAPDDVRVPEGGTALLPCEASGDGVSVGWSRNGVPVRPDGRKVQASPDGSLILNDVRTSDEGTYTCNAYAGVDSASASADVRLAKDPQTGVAVTSSSPSSGAACSDRPELANCKLVVYARLCAHPYYVDFCCASCARRAQSGDRLAR, from the exons ATGATGCTGCATCTGTTGCTCCTCCAGCTGGTGCTGGCCCCCGCCCTTTTG GTGTCCGCTGAGGACTACTGGGAAGACTGGAGTGCCTACGGGCCTTGCAGTCGGACCTGCGGCGGCGGTGTGATGATCAGAAGCAGACGCTGTGTCACCCACAG AAACGACGGAGGCCACAACTGCGTCGGACCCGACAGGTCTTACCTGGCCTGTAACACGGAG CCATGTGCCGCGGGAACCAAGGACTACCGCGAGGAGCAGTGCGCCGAGTACGACGGGACCGACTTCAAGGGCACGCGCTACTCCTGGGTGCCTTATTATGGAG CCGAGAACCCCTGCGAGCTGAACTGCATGCCGAAGGGCGAGAACTTCGTCTACCGCCACAGCGCCGCCGTCAAGGACGGGACGCCCTGCCACCCCGGCCGCCATGACATCTGCGTGGAGGGCGTCTGCATG CGCATGGGCTGCGACCGCATGCTGAACTCTCATCTGCAAGAGGACGCCTGCCTGGTGTGCGGAGGCAACGGCCACTCCTGCTCGCTGGTCAAGAACACCTACACCGCTCAGCGTCTGGCCCACG GTTACAACCATGTGGTCACCATCCCCGCCGGAGCCACCTCCATCAGCATCAAGGAGAAGAAACCCTCACGCAATTACCTGG CTGTCAAGAACCTGCAAGGAGACTACTACCTGAACGGCCACTGGTCCCTGCAGTTCTCCCAGGCCACCCACATTGCCGGCACTAAGCTGTACTACCAACGAGGCGTCGAGGGCGACAACATACCAGAGTCCATCATCGGCCGCGGACCCACCACCGAGCCCCTGGTCGTGGAG CTGATCAGCATGGAGCCCAACCAGGGCGTGGATTACGAGTACTACCTTCCCGTGGGACACCCCACAGAGGGATACGCCTGGAGCTTTGGATCTTGGTCTCCCTGTAGCAAAGAGTGCGGATTAG GCTTCCAGTCCAGAGCCGTCTACTGCTCCATCGACAACGAGGTCGTGCCCGACTACCTGTGCCCGTACTACGCCCGCCCCGTGCAGAACAGGACCTGTAACCCTCAGGACTGCCCTGCCACCTACAC CTGGAGAACCGGCGAGTGGAACGAGTGCTCCGCCCAGTGCGACGGCGGCTTCCAATATCGGGGCGTGGACTGTCTCTACAATGACGAGTCGGGACCCCGCGTGGTCCAGGACGCCTTCTGCTCCCAGTACGCCCAGAAGCCCACCGACCAGCAGTACTGCAACATGCAGCGCTGTGAGGAGAACCCCATGAGAGCG ATCATTTCCGAACTCCCCGCTGAGAATGCCGCCGAGTGCCGCAGAACCAAATACGGGTGCTGCTACGACCGCACCAACCCCGCAGCCGGACCCAACGGAGAGGGTTGTCGCGACCCACCAGCGCCTT ATGAGCGCTCCATCTGCTCCCTGCCCAAGGCCGCCGGATCCTGCTCCAGCTGGAGGGCGCACTActtcttcaatgttctgactggtCAGTGTGCTGAGTTCTGGTACGGAGGCTGCTTCGGCAACAGCAACAACTTCGACACGCAGGAGGAGTGCGAGAGGGTCTGCCACCAGCCCAATGGCGGATCAAATGGCAACGGAAACGGCGAAAATGGAAACGGAAACGGCGAAAACGGAAATGGACACGGCGAAAACGGAAATGGAAACGGTAATGGTGCCGCCAACGGAAACGGTAATGGTGAGGGAAACGGAAACGGTAATGGTCACACCAACGGAAACGGTAATGGGGAGGCCAACGGAAACGGAAACGGTAATGGTCACACCAACGGAAACGGTAATGGTCGTGCCAACGGAAATGGAAACGATAACGGCCGCGCCAACGGAAATGGAAATGGCAACGGTAATGGCCGCGCCAATGGAAATGGTAACGGCCGTGCCAACGGAAACGGAAATGGTAACGGCCGTCCCAATGGAAATGGAAACGGTAACGGTAATGGCCGCTCCAACGGAAACGGTAACGGCCGCGCCAACGGAAACGGAAATGGTAACGGCCGTCCCAATGGAAATGGTAACGATTACCCCAATGGAAATGGAAACGGTAACGGCCGCTCCAACGGAAATGGTAATGGCAACGGAAACGGTAACGGCCGCACCAATGGAAACGGTAATGGAAACGGTAACGGTAACGGCAACGGCAATGGCCACACCAACGGAAATGGTAATGGTTATGAAAATGGAAACGGTAATGGCCACACCAACGGAAATGGTAATGGTTATGAAAATGGAAACGGAAACGGTAATGGCCACAGCAACGGAAATGGTAATGGAAACGGTAACGGCCGCACCAATGGAAACGGTAACGGAAATGGTAACGGCCGCGCCAATGGAAATGGTAATGGTAACGGCTACCTAAATGGAAACGGTAATGGCCGCACCAACGGCAACGGAAATGGTAACGGCCGCACCAATGGAAACGGTAACGGAAATGGTAATGGCCTCACCAACGGAAACGGCAACGGTAATGCCCGCACCAACGGAAATGGTAACGGCCACACCAACGGAAACGGAAATGGTAACGGCCACACCAACGGAAACGGAAATGGTAACGGCCACACCAACGGAAACGGCAACGGTAATGCCCGCACCAACGGAAATGGTAACGGCCACACCAACGGAAACGGAAATGGTAACGGCCACACCAACGGAAACGGAAATGGTAACGGCCACACCAACGGAAACGGCAACGGTAATGGCCGCACCAACGGAAATGGCAACGGAAATGGTAACGGCCACACCAACGGAAACGGAAATGGAAATGGTAATGGCCTCACCAACGGAAACGGCAACGGTAATGGCCGCGCCAACGGAAACGGTTACCGAAATGGAAATGGCAACGGAAACGGTAACGGCCGCGCCAATGGAAACGGTAACGGTCGCGTCAACGGAAACGGCAACGGTCTCCCCAACGGAAACGGAAACGGCGAGCATGACAACGGAAACGGTAACGGTCACTCCAATGGCAACGGCGAGCACTACAACGGAAACGGAAACGGTCGCGCCAACGGATATGGACAGCGCGCCAACGGCAACGGAAACGGGAACGGCGAGGAGCACGAAGGAAACGGCAACGGTGGCTCCAACGGCAACGGTGGCTCCAACGGCAACGGTGGCAGGGTAGCCGCCAGGGTGGCCCACACCGCCAACAAAGGCCGATTCTACATGAAGGCCCGCAAGCCTTACTTCATCACCGTGAAAAAGCACTTCATCCCCGCAGCCAG CTTGACCTCGCCAGCCCGGGTGAGGATCGACCAGTCGGACCCGTCCTCCGTGGAGGCCCTGGTGGGCCAGACGGTGGTGCTGCCGTGCAGAGTCagcccgccgccgtcgtcgtcgtcgtccagcGCGGTGACGGTTGAGTGGAGGAAGGATGGCGTCGCACTCGCGTCACACAG ACACCAGGAGCAGCCCAACGGTTCGCTGCTGCTGGGTCCCGTCAGCAAGTCGGACGCCGGCTGGTTCTTGTGCGTGGCCACCAGGGACCAGGAGCGAGATCACCGCTACGTTTACCTGACCGTCTCAG AGGCGGCATCCGGGCCGCAGACCGCCCCCCTGCCCACAGACGGACCCTCGCCAGA GTTCAGCCTGGAGCGCTCGGCCTTGTCCTTGATGGAGACGCGAGCGGGACAAGCGGCGCGACTGCCGTGCGCCGTCGCGCCTGCGGCGGCGCTGCCCTACGTCAGGGTGGCGTGGACCCGCGACGGACGCCCGCTGGCCGGCTCCGG GTTCGTCCAGCAGTCAGACGGCGCCCTGCTCATCGAGTCCCTGCGGACGGAGGACGCCGGCGTGTACACTTGCTCCGCCTCCACGCAGCATCATCTGGAGCAGAGACACATCCAAGTCAGAGTCCaag CCGCCCTGCGGATTACCAAAGCTCCCGACGACGTCCGGGTCCCCGAAGGCGGCACGGCCCTGCTGCCGTGCGAGGCGTCGGGGGACGGCGTCAGCGTCGGATGGTCCAG GAACGGCGTCCCGGTGCGCCCGGACGGGCGTAAGGTGCAGGCGTCACCCGACGGCAGCCTGATCTTGAACGACGTGCGGACGTCCGACGAGGGCACCTACACGTGCAACGCCTACGCCGGCGTCGACTCGGCCAGCGCCTCGGCCGACGTGCGCCTCGCCAAAGACCCCCAGACGG GCGTGGCCGTGACGTCGTCGTCGCCGTCATCGGGGGCGGCGTGCTCGGACCGGCCCGAGCTGGCCAACTGCAAGTTGGTGGTGTACGCCCGCCTGTGCGCACACCCGTACTACGTCGACTTCTGCTGCGCCAGCTGTGCCCGCCGAGCGCAGAGCGGCGACAGGTTAGCTCGGTGA